One Bacteriovorax sp. PP10 DNA window includes the following coding sequences:
- a CDS encoding DUF6279 family lipoprotein, with protein sequence MKKIVLLCFIILCTVFSCSRLDLAVNLANSYITNKTDDFLDLTREQSKWLKKSIAKDIDKVKKTIFPQLATEMLKISQTINNQRTFDTATVLNSYKRLESLFYEGLRIFAPTAVGLADQLVPAQIVYLQKEADKKFTEMKEDPSKKSYKKIKKHFDSWAGGMNSEQKKELKIFVDKNPPPINESVYSRQNLVHEFVRSYSDKVARKKFVEKLFTNYDSMLDPNYKKLLAEKHNRVAAFVTNILNKMPEDQRQTLVETIRDRANQLLKISKG encoded by the coding sequence ATGAAAAAAATTGTTTTATTGTGCTTTATTATTTTATGTACTGTCTTTTCATGTTCACGCCTTGATTTGGCCGTTAACCTTGCAAATTCATATATCACCAATAAGACGGACGATTTTTTAGATCTCACTAGAGAGCAGTCGAAATGGCTTAAAAAATCTATTGCGAAAGACATTGATAAAGTAAAAAAGACCATTTTTCCCCAATTGGCGACAGAAATGCTTAAGATTTCTCAAACTATCAATAACCAGAGAACATTTGATACAGCGACGGTTTTAAATAGCTACAAACGCCTGGAGAGTTTATTTTATGAGGGTTTAAGAATCTTTGCTCCAACTGCAGTTGGCCTTGCCGATCAACTTGTTCCTGCACAGATAGTTTACTTACAAAAAGAAGCAGATAAAAAATTCACCGAGATGAAAGAAGATCCTTCTAAAAAATCCTATAAAAAAATTAAAAAGCATTTTGATTCATGGGCGGGGGGAATGAATTCTGAACAAAAAAAAGAATTAAAAATATTTGTGGATAAAAATCCACCTCCCATAAATGAATCAGTCTATAGCAGGCAAAATCTTGTCCATGAATTTGTCCGATCATATTCGGATAAAGTGGCCCGTAAAAAATTTGTTGAGAAACTTTTTACAAATTACGATTCAATGCTAGACCCTAATTATAAAAAATTGCTGGCAGAAAAACATAATCGCGTGGCCGCTTTTGTAACGAATATTTTAAACAAAATGCCTGAGGATCAAAGACAGACTTTAGTGGAAACAATTCGAGACCGCGCCAATCAATTACTTAAAATTTCAAAAGGATAA
- the rsgA gene encoding ribosome small subunit-dependent GTPase A produces MTNSQKEFLSHFGWNDFFESQVLTMSSENLRIARVVNEEKNLYRVQVDKEKTIWASVAGKMQFTASSREDYPAVGDWVLVAMPPGSERAVVHLLFKRKTILQRKKVGEVSETQILAANVDTIFITTSVNMDLNFGRLERYLIFAWESGATPVILLTKTDLCEDIQSIVESVKEKFPGVAIHTVRSDAFTESDYFADYLGSGKTAVLVGSSGVGKSTIGNYLIGNNVIATQEIRADDEKGKHTTTSRAMYESFYGGHIIDTPGMRELQFSDHEQGFDHLFGDVEELISQCHFNNCKHQEEKDCAILAALESGVLDPIRWRSFNKLQKEVRHEQRKQHKWIMAEDRKAWKKKSMECRQKYKGWQ; encoded by the coding sequence ATGACTAATTCCCAAAAGGAATTTCTCTCTCACTTTGGTTGGAACGACTTTTTTGAAAGTCAGGTTCTAACTATGTCTTCTGAGAACCTTCGTATCGCCCGAGTGGTGAATGAAGAAAAAAATCTTTATCGCGTTCAAGTTGATAAAGAAAAAACGATCTGGGCCAGCGTTGCCGGCAAGATGCAATTTACAGCATCATCCAGAGAGGATTATCCAGCGGTAGGAGACTGGGTTCTGGTGGCAATGCCACCGGGATCAGAACGGGCCGTTGTACATTTACTATTTAAAAGGAAAACTATTCTACAAAGAAAAAAAGTAGGAGAGGTTTCTGAGACGCAAATTCTGGCCGCCAATGTGGATACGATTTTTATCACCACATCGGTGAATATGGATTTGAATTTTGGCAGACTGGAGCGCTATTTGATTTTTGCATGGGAGTCTGGAGCGACACCGGTTATTTTATTAACCAAGACTGATTTGTGTGAAGACATTCAAAGCATCGTTGAATCAGTGAAAGAAAAATTTCCAGGTGTAGCGATTCACACTGTTAGAAGTGATGCTTTCACTGAATCAGATTATTTTGCGGATTATCTAGGCAGTGGAAAAACAGCAGTGCTGGTAGGATCTTCAGGAGTCGGTAAATCGACGATTGGGAACTATCTCATTGGTAATAATGTCATTGCGACTCAAGAAATCCGCGCTGATGATGAGAAGGGAAAACACACGACTACAAGTCGAGCAATGTATGAGAGCTTTTATGGCGGGCATATTATCGACACTCCGGGTATGCGTGAATTGCAATTCTCTGATCACGAGCAGGGATTTGATCATTTATTCGGTGACGTTGAAGAGTTAATCTCTCAATGCCATTTTAATAATTGTAAGCATCAGGAAGAAAAAGACTGTGCGATTCTTGCAGCACTAGAGTCAGGTGTTCTTGATCCTATTCGCTGGAGAAGTTTTAATAAACTTCAAAAAGAAGTAAGGCACGAACAGCGCAAGCAGCATAAATGGATTATGGCCGAGGATCGCAAGGCCTGGAAAAAGAAATCTATGGAGTGCAGACAGAAGTATAAAGGGTGGCAATAG